Proteins co-encoded in one Actinomadura luteofluorescens genomic window:
- a CDS encoding glutamate-5-semialdehyde dehydrogenase, which produces MSDEREEFLRVARRAREAAAGLAPLPRSAKDAALHRIADALVTAAPEIVKANEADVARARGNGTSEYMIDRLSLSEERIAAIADAVRKVAALPDPVGEAVRGNVLPNGLELRQVRVPLGVVGIIYEGRPNVTVDAAALCLKSGNVAMLRGSSSAYDSNTVLVEVMQGALTGTEVPPDAVQLVPGTSRESVKHLMRARGLVDVLIPRGGASLINSVVEESTVPVIETGVGNCAVYVDAAADVDMAVDILLNAKTQRPSVCNAAETVLVHADIADVFVPRALEALRSAGVTVHGDDRIRSFGGDVVEATEDDWYAEYLSLDIAARVVDSLDDAVAHIRRYGSGHTEAIVTTSQPAAKRFVALVDSAAVMVNASTRFTDGEEFGFGAEIGISTQKLHARGPMGLPELTSTKYVVTGEGHVRG; this is translated from the coding sequence ATGAGCGACGAGCGCGAGGAGTTCCTGCGGGTGGCGCGGCGCGCCAGGGAGGCCGCCGCGGGGCTGGCTCCGCTGCCGCGGTCGGCGAAGGACGCGGCGCTGCACCGCATCGCGGACGCCCTGGTCACCGCCGCACCGGAGATCGTCAAGGCGAACGAGGCCGATGTCGCGCGGGCCCGCGGGAACGGCACCTCCGAGTACATGATCGACCGGCTGAGCCTGTCGGAGGAGCGGATCGCCGCTATCGCCGACGCGGTCCGGAAGGTCGCGGCGCTGCCGGACCCGGTGGGGGAGGCGGTCCGCGGTAACGTGCTGCCGAACGGGCTGGAGCTGCGCCAGGTGCGGGTGCCGCTCGGCGTCGTCGGGATCATCTACGAGGGCCGCCCGAACGTGACCGTGGACGCCGCCGCGCTGTGCCTGAAGAGCGGGAACGTGGCGATGCTGCGCGGCTCGTCGTCGGCGTACGACTCCAACACGGTGCTGGTCGAGGTGATGCAGGGCGCGCTCACCGGCACCGAGGTCCCGCCGGACGCGGTGCAGCTCGTCCCGGGCACGTCCCGGGAGTCGGTGAAGCACCTGATGCGGGCGCGCGGCCTCGTGGACGTGCTGATCCCGCGCGGCGGCGCCTCGCTGATCAACTCGGTGGTGGAGGAGTCGACCGTCCCGGTGATCGAGACGGGCGTCGGGAACTGCGCGGTGTACGTGGACGCCGCCGCCGACGTCGACATGGCCGTGGACATCCTCCTGAACGCCAAGACGCAGCGTCCTTCGGTGTGCAACGCCGCTGAGACGGTCCTGGTGCACGCCGACATCGCCGACGTGTTCGTCCCGCGCGCGCTTGAGGCGCTGCGGAGCGCCGGTGTCACGGTGCACGGCGACGACCGGATCCGTTCCTTCGGCGGCGACGTCGTGGAGGCGACCGAGGACGACTGGTACGCCGAGTACCTCTCGCTCGACATCGCCGCCCGCGTGGTGGACTCCCTGGACGACGCCGTCGCGCACATCCGCCGGTACGGCTCGGGGCACACCGAGGCGATCGTCACGACGTCCCAGCCGGCCGCGAAGCGGTTCGTCGCGCTGGTCGACTCGGCGGCCGTGATGGTGAACGCGTCGACGCGCTTCACCGACGGCGAGGAGTTCGGGTTCGGCGCGGAGATCGGCATCTCGACGCAGAAGCTGCACGCCCGGGGCCCGATGGGGCTGCCGGAGCTGACGTCCACCAAGTACGTGGTGACCGGGGAAGGACACGTGCGCGGCTGA
- a CDS encoding Rne/Rng family ribonuclease, with amino-acid sequence MLENEADAAAADGADDGTVDNETTGSTETAGAQSGNAQSKGTGVTSRPRRASRPAGPPPDVDDTSAGAPAAQPEPAPAEKPAPAEKPAPAEEAAETAEPPKRTRTRARKTTKAAAETAEPVPMTGAETSPEAPAEQAAAPAEQAAEPPAEEAPAPRTRTRRRPAKAAAEVPSVPQVPAVPVAGEVPTPEQVSETEPASGVGVPGVTFQPPMVVFQPPQPKAEQPARAKAAEPEPEAQDAGEEDQDHGPSDEDDSEDRPSRRRRRRGGRGRGRGGKEGAEDEGEDTEAEAEEPKEEPPAKPARAAKGKVAKGGKASKAKEQDKEPKAEEPEQGAADGEEDEDGGTSRRRRRRRRRSGADGESGGSDDPPNTVVHVRTAREERAAAEDEVQSVRGSTRLEAKKQRRREGREQGRRRPPVITEAEFLARREAVERVMVVRQEGERTQIAVLEDDVLVEHYVNRATHQSYVGNVYLGKVQNVLPSMEAAFVDIGKGRNAVLYAGEVNWDASGLEGQPRRIESALKSGQSVLVQVTKDPLGHKGARLTSQVSLPGRYLVYVPDGSMTGISRKLPDKERSRLKSILKKVMPENAGVIVRTAAEGATEEELARDVSRLAAQWDSIQKKVKTASAPSLLYGEPDLTIRVVRDIFNEDFSKLVVSGDEAWDTVSDYVQYVAPHLADRVERWNGDQDALSAYRIDEQIAKAMDRKVWLPSGGSLVIDRTEAMTVIDVNTGKFTGQGGNLEETVTRNNLEAAEEIVRQLRLRDIGGIVVIDFIDMVLESNRDLVLRRLVECLSRDRTKHQVAEVTSLGLVQMTRKRVGQGLLEAFSETCESCNGRGIHVHLTPVEPKAEKAAGKESGRRRKRKGEVEKAVEEKLTRHEAKAKEPAEEPAREPVKEQAAETAPVVEAAPEPVVRARPKKSRPAKRPAGPPPEIDEAPAQAAVEAADAAEEASGTAPGALDSAEPVQVGPNGAEPADGESADELNGAELHGAANGAEPARRRRTRRPRATAAQTADGAESSD; translated from the coding sequence ATGCTTGAGAACGAAGCCGATGCGGCCGCAGCCGATGGCGCCGACGACGGGACCGTTGACAACGAGACCACGGGGAGCACGGAGACCGCGGGCGCGCAGAGCGGGAACGCCCAGAGCAAGGGCACGGGCGTGACGTCGCGTCCGCGCCGCGCGAGCCGGCCCGCGGGCCCGCCGCCCGACGTGGACGACACCTCCGCCGGGGCCCCCGCCGCGCAGCCGGAGCCCGCGCCCGCCGAGAAGCCCGCGCCCGCCGAGAAGCCCGCGCCCGCCGAGGAGGCCGCCGAGACGGCCGAGCCGCCGAAGCGGACCCGGACCCGCGCGCGCAAGACCACGAAGGCCGCCGCCGAGACGGCGGAGCCCGTCCCGATGACCGGTGCCGAGACCTCGCCCGAGGCCCCCGCCGAGCAGGCCGCCGCCCCCGCCGAGCAGGCCGCCGAGCCGCCCGCCGAAGAGGCGCCGGCGCCCCGCACGAGGACCCGCCGCCGCCCCGCCAAGGCCGCCGCCGAGGTCCCGTCCGTGCCGCAGGTCCCGGCCGTCCCGGTCGCCGGCGAGGTGCCGACCCCCGAGCAGGTGTCGGAGACCGAGCCCGCGAGCGGCGTCGGCGTCCCCGGCGTGACGTTCCAGCCGCCGATGGTCGTCTTCCAGCCGCCGCAGCCCAAGGCCGAGCAGCCCGCCCGCGCGAAGGCCGCCGAGCCCGAGCCCGAGGCGCAGGACGCAGGCGAGGAGGACCAGGACCACGGGCCCTCCGACGAGGACGACTCCGAGGACCGCCCGTCCCGCCGCCGTCGCCGCCGCGGCGGCCGCGGCCGGGGCCGGGGCGGCAAGGAGGGCGCCGAGGACGAGGGCGAGGACACCGAGGCCGAGGCCGAGGAGCCCAAGGAGGAGCCGCCCGCCAAGCCCGCCAGGGCCGCCAAGGGCAAGGTGGCGAAGGGCGGCAAGGCGTCCAAGGCCAAGGAGCAGGACAAGGAGCCCAAGGCCGAGGAGCCCGAGCAGGGCGCCGCCGACGGCGAGGAGGACGAGGACGGCGGCACGAGCCGCCGCCGTCGCCGCCGCAGGCGCCGGTCCGGGGCCGACGGCGAGTCCGGCGGCTCCGACGACCCGCCGAACACCGTCGTCCACGTCCGCACGGCCCGCGAGGAGCGCGCCGCCGCCGAGGACGAGGTCCAGTCGGTGCGGGGCTCGACCCGCCTGGAGGCCAAGAAGCAGCGCCGCCGCGAGGGCCGCGAGCAGGGCCGCCGCCGCCCGCCGGTGATCACCGAGGCGGAGTTCCTGGCCCGCCGCGAGGCCGTCGAGCGGGTCATGGTGGTCCGGCAGGAGGGCGAGCGCACCCAGATCGCCGTCCTGGAGGACGACGTGCTCGTCGAGCACTACGTCAACCGCGCGACGCACCAGTCCTACGTCGGCAACGTCTACCTCGGCAAGGTCCAGAACGTCCTGCCGTCGATGGAGGCGGCGTTCGTCGACATCGGCAAGGGCCGCAACGCCGTGCTCTACGCAGGCGAGGTCAACTGGGACGCCTCCGGCCTGGAGGGCCAGCCCCGCCGCATCGAGTCGGCGCTGAAGTCGGGCCAGTCGGTGCTCGTCCAGGTCACCAAGGACCCCCTCGGCCACAAGGGCGCCCGGCTGACCAGCCAGGTCTCCCTGCCCGGCCGTTACCTGGTGTACGTGCCGGACGGCTCGATGACCGGCATCAGCCGCAAGCTGCCCGACAAGGAGCGCAGCCGCCTCAAGTCGATCCTGAAGAAGGTCATGCCGGAGAACGCCGGCGTGATCGTGCGGACCGCGGCCGAGGGGGCGACCGAGGAGGAGCTCGCCCGCGACGTCTCGCGCCTGGCCGCCCAGTGGGACAGCATCCAGAAGAAGGTCAAGACGGCCTCGGCGCCGTCCCTGCTCTACGGCGAGCCCGACCTGACGATCCGGGTCGTCCGCGACATCTTCAACGAGGACTTCTCCAAGCTCGTGGTGTCCGGCGACGAGGCCTGGGACACCGTCTCCGACTACGTCCAGTACGTCGCCCCGCATCTGGCCGACCGCGTCGAGCGCTGGAACGGCGACCAGGACGCCCTGTCGGCGTACCGCATCGACGAGCAGATCGCCAAGGCGATGGACCGCAAGGTCTGGCTGCCGTCCGGCGGCTCCCTGGTGATCGACCGCACCGAGGCGATGACGGTCATCGACGTCAACACCGGCAAGTTCACCGGGCAGGGCGGCAACCTGGAGGAGACCGTCACCCGCAACAACCTGGAGGCGGCCGAGGAGATCGTCCGCCAGCTCCGGCTCCGCGACATCGGCGGCATCGTCGTGATCGACTTCATCGACATGGTGCTGGAGAGCAACCGGGACCTGGTGCTGCGCCGCCTCGTGGAGTGCCTGTCGCGGGACCGTACCAAGCACCAGGTCGCCGAGGTCACCTCGCTCGGACTGGTGCAGATGACCCGCAAGCGGGTCGGCCAGGGGCTGCTGGAGGCGTTCTCGGAGACCTGCGAGTCCTGCAACGGCCGCGGCATCCACGTCCACCTGACGCCGGTCGAGCCGAAGGCGGAGAAGGCGGCCGGCAAGGAGTCCGGACGCCGCCGCAAGCGCAAGGGCGAGGTCGAGAAGGCCGTCGAGGAGAAGCTGACCCGGCACGAGGCCAAGGCCAAGGAGCCCGCGGAGGAGCCCGCGAGGGAGCCGGTGAAGGAGCAGGCCGCCGAGACGGCGCCGGTCGTGGAGGCCGCGCCCGAGCCGGTCGTCCGCGCGCGGCCGAAGAAGTCCCGGCCCGCCAAGCGCCCGGCCGGTCCGCCGCCCGAGATCGACGAGGCTCCGGCGCAGGCCGCCGTGGAGGCCGCCGACGCCGCCGAGGAGGCATCCGGCACCGCGCCGGGCGCGCTGGACTCCGCCGAGCCGGTGCAGGTCGGCCCGAACGGCGCCGAACCGGCCGACGGTGAGAGCGCCGACGAGCTGAACGGCGCCGAGCTGCACGGCGCCGCCAACGGGGCCGAGCCCGCCCGCCGGCGCCGTACCCGGCGTCCCCGGGCGACGGCGGCGCAGACCGCCGACGGCGCCGAGTCCTCGGACTGA
- a CDS encoding TIGR03936 family radical SAM-associated protein codes for MPEGPAPAPVTQRLRVRYAKRGRLRFTSHRDISRAVERAVRRAGIPVAFSAGFTPHPKISYAGAAATGVASEAEYLELGLTETRDPARVRADLDAALPPGLDVLDVVPVRAGRGDAPVKPGAFTDRLEASEWRIRLDGVAESDAAAAVAAFMGAENIEVERLTKKGRRRFDVRAAVSACELDRRAAETADAPCAILRMVVRHSTPAVRPDDILTGLRQVADLAPPSPPLVTRLAQGPLDADTGGLADPLDPDRETGLPSGDDADTAHGRERPRSGDTASADAVSA; via the coding sequence ATGCCGGAGGGTCCGGCGCCGGCCCCCGTGACCCAGCGTCTGCGCGTCCGCTACGCCAAGCGGGGCAGGCTGCGGTTCACGAGCCATCGCGACATATCCCGGGCCGTGGAACGCGCCGTACGGCGCGCCGGGATCCCCGTCGCGTTCAGCGCCGGATTCACCCCCCACCCGAAGATCTCGTATGCGGGTGCGGCGGCGACAGGGGTGGCCAGTGAGGCCGAATACCTCGAACTCGGGCTCACCGAGACCCGCGACCCTGCGCGGGTGCGAGCCGATCTCGACGCGGCCCTGCCTCCCGGACTCGACGTCCTCGACGTCGTGCCGGTACGGGCGGGACGCGGCGACGCCCCGGTGAAGCCGGGCGCGTTCACCGATCGGCTCGAGGCGTCCGAATGGCGGATCCGGCTGGACGGCGTCGCCGAAAGCGACGCCGCCGCGGCCGTGGCCGCCTTCATGGGCGCCGAGAACATCGAGGTGGAACGCCTCACGAAGAAGGGACGGCGCCGTTTCGACGTGCGCGCCGCCGTGTCCGCCTGCGAGCTGGACCGGCGTGCCGCCGAGACGGCGGATGCCCCTTGTGCGATACTTCGAATGGTTGTTCGGCATTCCACACCCGCCGTTCGACCCGACGACATCCTCACCGGACTGCGCCAGGTCGCCGACCTCGCGCCGCCGTCACCGCCGCTGGTGACCAGGCTGGCGCAGGGGCCCCTCGACGCGGACACCGGTGGCCTCGCGGATCCCCTGGATCCCGACCGGGAGACCGGCCTGCCGTCCGGCGACGACGCCGATACGGCCCACGGCCGTGAGCGGCCGCGGTCCGGGGACACCGCGAGCGCGGATGCCGTCAGCGCCTGA
- the rplU gene encoding 50S ribosomal protein L21, whose product MYAIVRAGGRQEKVAVDDVLTVDKLAGDVGSTITLQPLLVVDGDDVVSRTADLAGYEVTAEILGAVKGPKINIMHYRNKTGYKRRMGHRQPYTEVKITGIKAGKK is encoded by the coding sequence GTGTACGCGATTGTCCGCGCAGGCGGCAGGCAGGAAAAGGTCGCCGTCGACGACGTGCTGACCGTCGACAAGCTGGCCGGTGACGTCGGGTCGACCATCACGCTCCAGCCCCTGCTGGTCGTGGACGGCGACGACGTCGTGAGCCGCACGGCCGACCTCGCCGGCTACGAGGTGACCGCCGAGATCCTCGGCGCGGTCAAGGGCCCCAAGATCAACATCATGCACTACCGGAACAAGACCGGGTACAAGCGGCGGATGGGTCACCGTCAGCCGTACACCGAGGTCAAGATCACCGGTATCAAGGCCGGCAAGAAGTAA
- a CDS encoding TIGR03960 family B12-binding radical SAM protein, which translates to MPVESLFPRLEPLLPSVQKPIQYVGGELNSQLKDWDATTVRWALMYPDAYEVGLPNQGVQILYEILNERDGVLAERTYSVWPDMEAVMREHGIPQFTVDAHRPVAAFDVFGVSFSTELGYTNLLTALDLAGIPLESADRTGDHPIVIAGGHAAFNPEPIADFVDAAVLGDGEEIALAITEVVREWKAEGEPGGRDGLLLRLAASGGVYVPRFYDVTYLPDGRIQRVAPNRPGVPWRIEKHTVMDLDQWPYPKKPLVPLAETVHERFSVEIFRGCTRGCRFCQAGMITRPVRERSITTIGDMVEQGLTESGFQEVGLLSLSSADHSEIGEVAKGLADRYEGTNTSLSLPSTRVDAFNITLANEFSRGGRRSGLTFAPEGGSERMRKVINKMVTEDDLIRTVSTAYENGWRQVKLYFMCGLPTEEDEDVLAIADMAKRVIKAGRDATGRKDIRCTVSIGGFVPKPHTPFQWAAQCDHETVDRRLRALKDALRGDKEYGRAIGLRYHDGQPSIVEGLLSRGDRRVGKVIRAVWEDGGRFDGWSEHFSYERWTACAEKALAGEPVDLAWYTVREREEVEVLPWDHLDAGLDREWLWQDWQDAVDETEVEDCRWTPCYDCGVCPTMGTEIQIGPTGRKLLPLNVV; encoded by the coding sequence ATGCCGGTCGAGTCGCTCTTCCCGCGCCTGGAGCCGCTGCTCCCGAGCGTGCAGAAGCCGATTCAGTACGTTGGCGGCGAGCTGAACTCCCAGCTCAAGGACTGGGACGCGACCACCGTCCGGTGGGCGCTGATGTACCCGGACGCCTACGAGGTGGGGCTGCCGAACCAGGGCGTCCAGATCCTCTACGAGATCCTCAACGAGCGCGACGGCGTCCTGGCCGAGCGCACGTACTCGGTGTGGCCCGACATGGAGGCCGTCATGCGGGAGCACGGCATCCCGCAGTTCACCGTCGACGCGCACCGGCCGGTCGCCGCCTTCGACGTGTTCGGCGTGTCGTTCTCCACCGAACTCGGCTACACCAACCTGCTGACGGCGCTCGACCTCGCGGGCATCCCGCTGGAGTCCGCCGACCGCACCGGCGACCACCCGATCGTGATCGCGGGCGGGCACGCCGCGTTCAACCCCGAGCCGATCGCCGACTTCGTCGACGCCGCCGTCCTCGGCGACGGCGAGGAGATCGCGCTCGCCATCACCGAGGTCGTCCGCGAGTGGAAGGCCGAGGGCGAGCCCGGCGGGCGGGACGGCCTGCTCCTGCGCCTCGCGGCGTCCGGCGGCGTGTACGTCCCGCGCTTCTACGACGTGACCTACCTGCCCGACGGCCGCATCCAGCGGGTCGCGCCGAACCGTCCGGGCGTCCCGTGGCGGATCGAGAAGCACACCGTCATGGACCTCGACCAGTGGCCGTACCCGAAGAAGCCCCTGGTCCCGCTCGCCGAGACCGTGCACGAGCGGTTCAGCGTGGAGATCTTCCGCGGCTGCACCCGCGGCTGCCGGTTCTGCCAGGCCGGAATGATCACCCGCCCGGTCCGGGAGCGGTCGATCACCACGATCGGCGACATGGTGGAGCAGGGGCTCACCGAGTCCGGCTTCCAGGAGGTCGGGCTGCTCAGCCTGTCCAGCGCCGACCACAGCGAGATCGGCGAGGTCGCCAAGGGCCTCGCCGACCGCTACGAGGGCACCAACACCTCGCTGTCGCTGCCGTCCACGCGGGTGGACGCCTTCAACATCACGCTCGCCAACGAGTTCTCCCGCGGCGGCCGCCGCTCCGGCCTGACGTTCGCGCCGGAGGGCGGCTCCGAGCGGATGCGCAAGGTGATCAACAAGATGGTCACCGAGGACGACCTGATCCGCACGGTCAGCACCGCCTACGAGAACGGCTGGCGGCAGGTCAAGCTGTACTTCATGTGCGGCCTGCCCACCGAGGAGGACGAGGACGTCCTCGCCATCGCCGACATGGCCAAGCGGGTCATCAAGGCCGGGCGGGACGCCACCGGCCGCAAGGACATCCGCTGCACCGTGTCCATCGGCGGGTTCGTGCCGAAGCCGCACACCCCGTTCCAGTGGGCCGCGCAGTGCGACCACGAGACCGTCGACCGCCGCCTGCGCGCCCTCAAGGACGCCCTGCGCGGCGACAAGGAGTACGGGCGCGCCATCGGCCTGCGCTACCACGACGGCCAGCCGTCGATCGTCGAGGGCCTGCTGTCGCGCGGCGACCGGCGCGTCGGCAAGGTCATCCGCGCCGTCTGGGAGGACGGCGGCCGCTTCGACGGCTGGAGCGAGCACTTCTCCTACGAGCGGTGGACGGCCTGCGCCGAGAAGGCCCTGGCCGGAGAGCCCGTCGACCTCGCCTGGTACACCGTCCGGGAGCGCGAGGAGGTCGAGGTGCTGCCCTGGGACCACCTCGACGCGGGCCTCGACCGCGAGTGGCTCTGGCAGGACTGGCAGGACGCCGTCGACGAGACCGAGGTCGAGGACTGCCGCTGGACGCCGTGCTACGACTGCGGCGTCTGCCCCACGATGGGCACCGAGATCCAGATCGGCCCGACCGGCAGGAAGTTGCTCCCACTGAACGTGGTGTAG
- the obgE gene encoding GTPase ObgE codes for MAAGAGSGAQFVDRVVLHVAAGNGGNGCASIHREKFKPLGGPDGANGGRGGDVVLVVDSNAASLLEYHRRPHRKASNGRPGQGSLRTGADGDDVILSVPDGTVVKSGDTVLADLVGEGTRFVIAKGGSGGLGNAALATAKRKAPGFALLGEPGEERDVVLELKSVADVALVGFPSAGKSSLIAALSAAKPKIADYPFTTLIPNLGVVSAGDSTFTVADVPGLIEGASEGRGLGLDFLRHIERSSTLAHVLDCATMEPGRDPVSDFEVIERELQAYDRVLGDRPLSDRPRVVVLNKIDVPDGRDLAEMVRPEFEARGLRVFEVSAATHEGLRELSFAMAAMVTEYRASLPPAEPTRVVIRPEPVGGDTDFEVRTLGDNTYLITGAKPVRWLRQTDFANEEAVGYLADRLARLGVEDALGQAGASAGATVLIGTMDDSIVFDWEPEVAAGDGTRGPRGTDRRLDGWS; via the coding sequence GTGGCCGCTGGAGCGGGATCGGGCGCGCAGTTCGTCGACCGGGTGGTGCTGCACGTCGCGGCGGGCAACGGCGGCAACGGGTGCGCCTCGATCCACCGGGAGAAGTTCAAGCCGCTCGGCGGCCCTGACGGCGCCAACGGCGGCCGCGGCGGCGACGTCGTCCTCGTCGTCGACTCCAACGCGGCGAGCCTCCTCGAATACCACCGGCGCCCGCACCGCAAGGCGAGCAACGGCAGGCCGGGCCAGGGCAGCCTCCGGACGGGCGCGGACGGCGACGACGTGATCCTCTCCGTCCCCGACGGCACCGTCGTGAAGTCGGGCGACACCGTCCTCGCGGACCTGGTCGGAGAGGGCACCCGGTTCGTGATCGCCAAGGGCGGCAGCGGCGGCCTCGGGAACGCGGCGCTCGCGACGGCCAAGCGCAAGGCGCCCGGGTTCGCGCTGCTCGGCGAGCCGGGGGAGGAGCGCGACGTCGTCCTGGAGCTGAAGAGCGTCGCCGACGTCGCGCTCGTCGGATTCCCCAGCGCGGGCAAGTCGTCGCTGATCGCCGCGCTGTCGGCCGCCAAGCCGAAGATCGCCGACTACCCGTTCACGACGCTGATCCCGAACCTCGGCGTGGTCAGCGCGGGCGACTCGACGTTCACGGTCGCGGACGTGCCGGGCCTGATCGAGGGCGCCAGCGAGGGCCGCGGCCTCGGCCTGGACTTCCTGCGCCACATCGAGCGGTCCTCCACCCTCGCGCACGTCCTCGACTGCGCGACGATGGAGCCGGGCCGCGACCCGGTCAGCGACTTCGAGGTCATCGAGCGCGAACTCCAGGCCTACGACCGAGTCCTGGGCGACCGCCCGCTGTCGGACCGCCCCCGCGTCGTCGTCCTGAACAAGATCGACGTGCCGGACGGCCGCGACCTCGCCGAGATGGTGCGGCCGGAGTTCGAGGCCCGGGGCCTGCGGGTGTTCGAGGTGTCGGCGGCGACGCACGAGGGGCTGCGGGAGCTGTCGTTCGCGATGGCGGCGATGGTCACCGAGTACCGCGCCTCTCTGCCGCCGGCGGAGCCCACCCGCGTCGTCATCCGGCCCGAGCCGGTCGGCGGGGACACCGACTTCGAGGTCAGGACCCTCGGCGACAACACCTACCTGATCACCGGCGCGAAGCCGGTCCGGTGGCTGCGCCAGACCGACTTCGCCAACGAGGAGGCCGTGGGCTACCTCGCCGACCGCCTCGCCCGGCTCGGCGTCGAGGACGCGCTCGGCCAGGCGGGCGCCAGCGCGGGCGCCACCGTCCTGATCGGCACCATGGACGACTCGATCGTCTTCGACTGGGAGCCGGAGGTCGCGGCGGGCGACGGCACGAGGGGCCCGCGCGGCACCGACCGCCGCCTGGACGGCTGGTCCTAG
- the rpmA gene encoding 50S ribosomal protein L27 — MAHKKGASSSRNGRDSNAQRLGVKRFGGQVVNAGEIIVRQRGTHFHPGPGVGRGGDDTLFALVAGAVKFRRYRGRNAVSVVPPAE; from the coding sequence ATGGCACACAAGAAGGGCGCATCGTCCAGCCGCAACGGTCGCGACTCCAACGCCCAGCGCCTCGGTGTGAAGCGCTTCGGCGGCCAGGTCGTCAACGCCGGCGAGATCATCGTCCGCCAGCGCGGCACCCACTTCCACCCCGGCCCGGGCGTCGGCCGCGGCGGCGATGACACGCTGTTCGCGCTGGTCGCGGGCGCGGTGAAGTTCCGCCGCTACCGCGGTCGCAACGCGGTGAGCGTCGTCCCGCCGGCGGAATAG
- the proB gene encoding glutamate 5-kinase yields MSGREAVAKARRIVVKAGSSSLTTPQGTIDVNRIDALVGVLAARRGEGTEIVFVSSGAIAAGLGPLGLTRRPPDLATQQAAASVGQGLLFARYTSSFSRYALTVGQVLLTADDMMRRSHHRNAQRTLAQLLAMGVLPIVNENDTVATDEIRFGDNDRLAALVAHLIRADALVLLSDVDALYTGDPRRPGTRRIDDVRGPDDLRDVELGGSGRVGTGGMVTKVEAARIAGIPVVLTNAASAARALSGDQVGTLFHPAEGRRMSTRNLWLAHATTGQGRVMLDAGAIEAVVRRRKSLLPAGVTGVDGDFAAGDPVDLCDAGGAVVARGLVNYDASEIPELMGRSTRWLARELGAEYEREIIHRDHLVILQ; encoded by the coding sequence ATGAGTGGGCGTGAGGCGGTCGCGAAGGCGCGGCGGATCGTGGTGAAGGCGGGCTCGTCCTCGCTGACCACGCCGCAGGGCACGATCGACGTGAACCGCATCGACGCGCTGGTGGGCGTTCTCGCCGCGCGCCGCGGCGAGGGCACCGAGATCGTGTTCGTGTCGTCCGGCGCGATCGCGGCGGGGCTCGGGCCGCTCGGGCTGACCCGCCGCCCGCCCGACCTCGCGACCCAGCAGGCGGCGGCGAGCGTCGGGCAGGGCCTGCTGTTCGCCCGCTACACCTCGTCCTTCTCCCGTTATGCCCTGACGGTGGGGCAGGTGCTGCTCACCGCCGACGACATGATGCGCCGCTCCCACCACCGCAACGCGCAGCGCACCCTCGCGCAGCTGCTCGCCATGGGCGTCCTGCCGATCGTGAACGAGAACGACACCGTCGCCACCGACGAGATCCGGTTCGGCGACAACGACCGGTTGGCCGCGCTCGTCGCGCATCTGATCCGCGCGGACGCGCTGGTCCTGCTCTCGGACGTCGACGCCCTCTACACCGGGGACCCGCGCCGTCCCGGGACCCGCCGCATCGACGACGTGCGCGGCCCGGACGACCTCCGGGACGTGGAGCTCGGCGGCTCCGGGCGGGTCGGCACCGGCGGCATGGTCACCAAGGTCGAGGCGGCGAGGATCGCGGGCATCCCCGTCGTGCTGACCAACGCCGCGTCCGCGGCGCGGGCGCTTTCCGGCGACCAGGTCGGGACGCTGTTCCATCCGGCGGAGGGCCGCCGCATGTCGACCCGCAACCTGTGGCTGGCGCACGCGACGACGGGCCAGGGCCGCGTCATGCTCGACGCGGGCGCGATCGAGGCGGTCGTGCGGCGCCGCAAGTCCCTGCTCCCGGCCGGGGTGACGGGCGTGGACGGCGACTTCGCCGCGGGCGACCCGGTCGACCTGTGCGACGCCGGCGGCGCGGTCGTCGCGCGCGGCCTGGTGAACTACGACGCGTCCGAGATCCCCGAGCTGATGGGGCGCTCGACGCGCTGGCTGGCGCGTGAGCTGGGCGCCGAGTACGAACGCGAGATAATCCACCGCGACCATCTGGTGATACTGCAATGA